In Excalfactoria chinensis isolate bCotChi1 chromosome 3, bCotChi1.hap2, whole genome shotgun sequence, one DNA window encodes the following:
- the TBCC gene encoding tubulin-specific chaperone C gives MEAAGEERRAPAAFVAALGPEAGGTAAAVLPERLQRREAERQRGVARQRELKEAQAVREEGSEFFAAAFGREREAVEALLAAGRPEEAAARLQGLRKLLTESVRFLAPYEVRQGQEAVSRLQADLEARRRQLQPKKKFAFRNLKKEAAPGAEPRPAEPEEPAEPPAAGGAEGESGGPPLCGFSRAEGRELELGPAELLQRDVVLEELRGCRVRLRGNPNTLRVRECRGCTVLCGPVSTSVLVDGCSECQLVVACQQLRTHRTRGSRFYVQVTSRAVIEDCSDVSFAPYAWSYPGVEADFESSGLDRNSNNWNLVDDFDWLASDRPSPNWSLIPEQERVCWD, from the coding sequence ATGGAGGCGGCGGGCGAGGAGCGGAGGGCGCCGGCCGCCTTCGTGGCGGCGCTGGGGCCCGAGGCCGGCGGTACCGCGGCCGCCGTGCTGCCCGAGCGGCTGCAGCGGCGGGAGGCGGAGCGGCAGCGCGGCGTGGCGCGGCAGCGGGAGCTGAAGGAGGCGCAGGCGGTGCGGGAGGAGGGCAGCGAGTTCTTCGCCGCCGCCTTCGGGCGGGAGCGGGAGGCGGTGGAGGCGCTgctggcggcggggcggcccgAGGAAGCGGCGGCGCGGCTGCAGGGGCTGCGGAAGCTGCTGACCGAGAGCGTGCGCTTCCTGGCGCCCTACGAGGTGCGGCAGGGCCAGGAGGCCGTGTCCCGGCTGCAGGCCGACCTGGAGGCCCGGCGgcggcagctgcagcccaaGAAGAAGTTCGCCTTCCGCAACCTGAAGAAAGAAGCGGCCCCGGGCGCCGAGCCGCGCCCCGCCGAGCCCGAGGAGCCCGCCGAGCCGCCGGCCGCGGGCGGCGCCGAGGGGGAGTCGGGCGGGCCTCCGCTGTGCGGCTTCAGCCGCGCCGAGGGCcgggagctggagctgggccCGGCCGAGCTGCTGCAGCGCGACgtggtgctggaggagctgcgcGGCTGCCGGGTGCGGCTCCGCGGCAACCCCAACACGCTGCGGGTGCGCGAGTGCCGAGGCTGCACCGTGCTGTGCGGGCCCGTCTCCACCTCCGTGCTGGTGGACGGCTGCAGCGAGTGCCAGCTGGTGGTGGCCTGCCAGCAGCTCCGCACGCACCGCACCCGCGGCAGCCGCTTCTACGTGCAGGTGACCAGCAGGGCCGTCATCGAGGACTGCAGCGACGTCTCCTTCGCGCCCTACGCGTGGAGCTACCCGGGCGTCGAGGCGGACTTCGAGTCGTCCGGGCTGGATAGAAACAGCAACAACTGGAACCTGGTGGATGACTTTGACTGGCTGGCGAGCGACAGGCCGTCGCCCAACTGGAGCCTCATCCCCGAGCAGGAGCGCGTCTGCTGGGACTGA